In Tribolium castaneum strain GA2 chromosome 4, icTriCast1.1, whole genome shotgun sequence, one DNA window encodes the following:
- the rdgA gene encoding eye-specific diacylglycerol kinase isoform X10 — protein MSTDTLKVPEENCCTNGDDNDEETEEEGEEEDRKVVGDVGERVLRSTPDWGETAINGDHLWVPTSVSGDFCYIGDMDCTKHGARMKCSACNVVAHQNCIGILMDKMRFTCKPTFRDVGVRQYREQTSIHHHWVHRRSEKGKCRQCGKSFQSKLSFSSKEIVAISCSWCKAAYHNKDTCFNMQRIGEECNLGVHRSIVVPPSWIVKLPRKGSFKSSLRKSPKKRASSKRKTKEKDKEHRTFAIKPIPTTNVTPVIVFINPKSGGNQGSKLLQKFQWLLNPRQVFDLTQGGPKMGLELFKKVPNLRVLACGGDGTVGWVLSVIDQIGISPAPAVGVLPLGTGNDLARALGWGGGYTDEPISKILSNISASETVLLDRWSLEVEKNPNAEANEGGKDNLPLNVVNNYYSLGVDAHIALEFHEAREAHPEKFNSRLRNKMFYGQMGGKDLLKRKWKGLADFVTLECDGKDLTPKLKELKVHAIVFLNIPSYGGGTRPWNRSMGTCEPSTDDGLIEVVGLTTYQLPLLQAGGHGTCITQCRSAKIVTSKTIPMQVDGEACKLNPSIINLSLLNKAPMLAKRKCGKPNVPQTALDNLKICVHRISMADYEQHHYDKDLLAQAAISVGTIEVNPIWDLEQVRALINKFIEDCKDQQKIHPEWCFLDSCTAERFFRIDKAQENLHYVLDIAVDNLYILECGGGTVPQTPEDETATPSPSSINQTSYIIPEMRVSDEGSLDSPSDQPPMSPKILQSPEEFPSETIAEENRNGDKQLARISPDASVKIRSITERLFGLSQESYSVYRDLPQKPNEALLKAAKVGDLKTVKELHSQGYSLLTKDPAGQTMLHYASRYGHKDIVKYLLQHAPPSILNIKDVNLGQTALHKAAAYKWRSICCMLVAGGAALDITDRRGLTPRLLALQSDDHDLAAYLESQEHFQLVSSSLGTVV, from the exons GAAAGTTGTCGGCGATGTTGGAGAAAGGGTCCTCCGGAGTACTCCGGACTGGGGCGAAACTGCAATCAACGGTGATCATTTATGGGTTCCCACATCGGTCTCGGGTGACTTTTGCTACATCGGAGATATGGACTGCACG aAACACGGTGCCCGGATGAAGTGTTCCGCTTGTAATGTGGTCGCGCACCAGAATTGCATCGGGATCTTGATGGATAAGATGCGATTTACATGCAAGCCTACGTTCCGTGATGTGGGAGTTAGACAGTACAGAGAACAGACCTCCATCCATCACCATTGGGTCCACCGACGGTCAGAGAAGGGTAAATGTCGACAATGCGGCAAG TCATTCCAGTCCAAGTTATCGTTTAGTTCGAAAGAAATAGTCGCAATTAGTTGTTCGTGGTGCAAGGCTGCTTATCACAATAAGGACACCTGCTTTAATATGCAACGAATAGGCGAGGAGTGCAATTTAG GTGTTCATCGCAGCATTGTGGTTCCTCCTTCGTGGATCGTGAAACTGCCTCGCAAAGGAAGTTTCAAGTCAAGTCTGAGAAAATCTCCGAAGAAACGGGCTTCCAGCAAGCGAAAAACCAAGGAAAAG GATAAAGAGCACAGAACGTTCGCCATCAAGCCGATCCCCACAACCAACGTAACGCCCGTCATAGTGTTCATCAACCCTAAGTCCGGGGGTAACCAAGGATCAAAGTTGCTCCAGAAATTCCAGTGGTTGTTGAATCCGCGACAGGTGTTTGACTTGACACAGGGCGGTCCCAAGATGGGTCTCGAACTGTTCAAGAAAGTACCTAATCTACGTGTTCTTGCCTGCGGCGGAGATGGAACCGTTGGTTGGGTTTTAAGTGTTATCGACCAAATCGGGATCTCTCCTGCTCCAGCGGTCGGCGTTCTTCCTCTAGGAACAGGAAATGATCTGGCAAGGGCGCTCGGATGGGGTGGG GGTTATACGGATGAACCAATATCGAAAATCCTGTCCAATATTAGCGCTAGCGAGACTGTGTTATTAGATAGGTGGTCTTTAGAGGTTGAGAAGAACCCGAACGCTGAGGCTAACGAAGGCGGCAAGGATAATTTGCCTCTCAAcgttgtaaataattattattcattagGTGTCGATGCTCATATTGCCTTAGAATTCCACGAAGCTCGAG AAGCTCATCccgaaaaattcaattctAGATTAAGGAACAAAATGTTTTATGGCCAGATGGGCGGCAAAGACTTGCTCAAGCGAAAGTGGAAGGGTTTAGCTGATTTCGTCACGTTAGAATGCGACGGCAAAGACCTAACACCCAAACTGAAAGAGCTTAAAGTACACGCGATTGTCTTCTTAAACATTCCAAG ttatgGTGGGGGAACAAGGCCCTGGAACCGATCCATGGGCACGTGTGAGCCAAGCACTGACGACGGTTTGATTGAAGTCGTCGGTTTGACAACATATCAGCTT CCTTTGCTACAAGCTGGAGGCCACGGTACTTGCATTACGCAATGTAGGTCGGCAAAAATCGTAACATCCAAAACAATACCCATGCAAGTGGATGGGGAAGCTTGCAAATTAAACCCTTCGATCATAAATCTTTCACTGTTAAATAAAGCTCCAATGCTGGCAAAGCGGAAGTGTGGCAAACCCAACGTACCGCAAACTGCTCTCGacaatctgaaaatttgtgttcATAGAATTAGCATGGCTGACTATGAACAGCACCACTATGACAAGGATCTATTAGCTCAAGCGG CAATAAGCGTTGGTACAATCGAAGTTAACCCAATCTGGGATTTGGAACAAGTGAGAGcgttaattaacaaatttatagAAGACTGCAAAGACCAGCAAAAAATCCACCCCGAGTGGTGTTTTTTAGACT CATGTACAGCTGAACGGTTCTTCCGCATCGACAAGGCCCAAGAAAACCTTCATTACGTGCTGGATATCGCGGTCGATAACTTATACATTTTGGAATGCGGAGGTGGAACTGTTCCTCAAACTCCCGAAGACGAAACAGCCACACCGTCTCCCAGTTCTATTAATCAAACATCGTACATTATTCCAGAAATGCGCGTTAG TGATGAAGGCAGCCTGGATTCGCCGAGCGATCAACCACCGATGAGTCCAAAAATCCTGCAATCTCCGGAAGAATTTCCCAGCGAGACAATTGCGGAAGAGAACCGCAACGGCGACAAGCAATTAGCGCGCATTTCCCCCGACGCTAGCGTGAAAATAAGAAG CATCACTGAGAGACTGTTTGGTTTATCTCAAGAATCTTACAGTGTCTATAG GGACTTGCCACAAAAGCCGAACGAAGCTCTCTTAAAAGCCGCCAAAGTGGGGGACTTGAAAACA GTCAAGGAATTACACAGTCAGGGCTACTCTCTACTTACCAAAGACCCAGCCGGCCAAACAATGTTGCATTACGCCTCACGGTATGGCCACAAAGATATTGTTAAATACTTACTCCAGCACGCCCCACCTTCAATTCTGAATATCAAAGACGTGAACTT AGGACAAACGGCGCTTCATAAAGCAGCAGCGTACAAGTGGCGCAGTATTTGTTGTATGTTAGTCGCCGGAGGCGCAGCTTTGGATATTACAGATCGTCGAGGTTTAACTCCGAGATTATTAGCGTTACAATCCGACGATCACGATTTGGCTGCATACCTCGAAA GTCAGGAACACTTTCAGTTGGTGTCCTCCAGTTTAGGGACTGTTGTATGA
- the rdgA gene encoding eye-specific diacylglycerol kinase isoform X8 produces MSTDTLKVPEENCCTNGDDNDEETEEEGEEEDSLLTLTKIGRRVQFDESMKKKVVGDVGERVLRSTPDWGETAINGDHLWVPTSVSGDFCYIGDMDCTKHGARMKCSACNVVAHQNCIGILMDKMRFTCKPTFRDVGVRQYREQTSIHHHWVHRRSEKGKCRQCGKSFQSKLSFSSKEIVAISCSWCKAAYHNKDTCFNMQRIGEECNLGVHRSIVVPPSWIVKLPRKGSFKSSLRKSPKKRASSKRKTKEKDKEHRTFAIKPIPTTNVTPVIVFINPKSGGNQGSKLLQKFQWLLNPRQVFDLTQGGPKMGLELFKKVPNLRVLACGGDGTVGWVLSVIDQIGISPAPAVGVLPLGTGNDLARALGWGGGYTDEPISKILSNISASETVLLDRWSLEVEKNPNAEANEGGKDNLPLNVVNNYYSLGVDAHIALEFHEAREAHPEKFNSRLRNKMFYGQMGGKDLLKRKWKGLADFVTLECDGKDLTPKLKELKVHAIVFLNIPSYGGGTRPWNRSMGTCEPSTDDGLIEVVGLTTYQLPLLQAGGHGTCITQCRSAKIVTSKTIPMQVDGEACKLNPSIINLSLLNKAPMLAKRKCGKPNVPQTALDNLKICVHRISMADYEQHHYDKDLLAQAAISVGTIEVNPIWDLEQVRALINKFIEDCKDQQKIHPEWCFLDSCTAERFFRIDKAQENLHYVLDIAVDNLYILECGGGTVPQTPEDETATPSPSSINQTSYIIPEMRVSDEGSLDSPSDQPPMSPKILQSPEEFPSETIAEENRNGDKQLARISPDASVKIRSITERLFGLSQESYSVYRDLPQKPNEALLKAAKVGDLKTVKELHSQGYSLLTKDPAGQTMLHYASRYGHKDIVKYLLQHAPPSILNIKDVNLGQTALHKAAAYKWRSICCMLVAGGAALDITDRRGLTPRLLALQSDDHDLAAYLESQEHFQLVSSSLGTVV; encoded by the exons GAAAGTTGTCGGCGATGTTGGAGAAAGGGTCCTCCGGAGTACTCCGGACTGGGGCGAAACTGCAATCAACGGTGATCATTTATGGGTTCCCACATCGGTCTCGGGTGACTTTTGCTACATCGGAGATATGGACTGCACG aAACACGGTGCCCGGATGAAGTGTTCCGCTTGTAATGTGGTCGCGCACCAGAATTGCATCGGGATCTTGATGGATAAGATGCGATTTACATGCAAGCCTACGTTCCGTGATGTGGGAGTTAGACAGTACAGAGAACAGACCTCCATCCATCACCATTGGGTCCACCGACGGTCAGAGAAGGGTAAATGTCGACAATGCGGCAAG TCATTCCAGTCCAAGTTATCGTTTAGTTCGAAAGAAATAGTCGCAATTAGTTGTTCGTGGTGCAAGGCTGCTTATCACAATAAGGACACCTGCTTTAATATGCAACGAATAGGCGAGGAGTGCAATTTAG GTGTTCATCGCAGCATTGTGGTTCCTCCTTCGTGGATCGTGAAACTGCCTCGCAAAGGAAGTTTCAAGTCAAGTCTGAGAAAATCTCCGAAGAAACGGGCTTCCAGCAAGCGAAAAACCAAGGAAAAG GATAAAGAGCACAGAACGTTCGCCATCAAGCCGATCCCCACAACCAACGTAACGCCCGTCATAGTGTTCATCAACCCTAAGTCCGGGGGTAACCAAGGATCAAAGTTGCTCCAGAAATTCCAGTGGTTGTTGAATCCGCGACAGGTGTTTGACTTGACACAGGGCGGTCCCAAGATGGGTCTCGAACTGTTCAAGAAAGTACCTAATCTACGTGTTCTTGCCTGCGGCGGAGATGGAACCGTTGGTTGGGTTTTAAGTGTTATCGACCAAATCGGGATCTCTCCTGCTCCAGCGGTCGGCGTTCTTCCTCTAGGAACAGGAAATGATCTGGCAAGGGCGCTCGGATGGGGTGGG GGTTATACGGATGAACCAATATCGAAAATCCTGTCCAATATTAGCGCTAGCGAGACTGTGTTATTAGATAGGTGGTCTTTAGAGGTTGAGAAGAACCCGAACGCTGAGGCTAACGAAGGCGGCAAGGATAATTTGCCTCTCAAcgttgtaaataattattattcattagGTGTCGATGCTCATATTGCCTTAGAATTCCACGAAGCTCGAG AAGCTCATCccgaaaaattcaattctAGATTAAGGAACAAAATGTTTTATGGCCAGATGGGCGGCAAAGACTTGCTCAAGCGAAAGTGGAAGGGTTTAGCTGATTTCGTCACGTTAGAATGCGACGGCAAAGACCTAACACCCAAACTGAAAGAGCTTAAAGTACACGCGATTGTCTTCTTAAACATTCCAAG ttatgGTGGGGGAACAAGGCCCTGGAACCGATCCATGGGCACGTGTGAGCCAAGCACTGACGACGGTTTGATTGAAGTCGTCGGTTTGACAACATATCAGCTT CCTTTGCTACAAGCTGGAGGCCACGGTACTTGCATTACGCAATGTAGGTCGGCAAAAATCGTAACATCCAAAACAATACCCATGCAAGTGGATGGGGAAGCTTGCAAATTAAACCCTTCGATCATAAATCTTTCACTGTTAAATAAAGCTCCAATGCTGGCAAAGCGGAAGTGTGGCAAACCCAACGTACCGCAAACTGCTCTCGacaatctgaaaatttgtgttcATAGAATTAGCATGGCTGACTATGAACAGCACCACTATGACAAGGATCTATTAGCTCAAGCGG CAATAAGCGTTGGTACAATCGAAGTTAACCCAATCTGGGATTTGGAACAAGTGAGAGcgttaattaacaaatttatagAAGACTGCAAAGACCAGCAAAAAATCCACCCCGAGTGGTGTTTTTTAGACT CATGTACAGCTGAACGGTTCTTCCGCATCGACAAGGCCCAAGAAAACCTTCATTACGTGCTGGATATCGCGGTCGATAACTTATACATTTTGGAATGCGGAGGTGGAACTGTTCCTCAAACTCCCGAAGACGAAACAGCCACACCGTCTCCCAGTTCTATTAATCAAACATCGTACATTATTCCAGAAATGCGCGTTAG TGATGAAGGCAGCCTGGATTCGCCGAGCGATCAACCACCGATGAGTCCAAAAATCCTGCAATCTCCGGAAGAATTTCCCAGCGAGACAATTGCGGAAGAGAACCGCAACGGCGACAAGCAATTAGCGCGCATTTCCCCCGACGCTAGCGTGAAAATAAGAAG CATCACTGAGAGACTGTTTGGTTTATCTCAAGAATCTTACAGTGTCTATAG GGACTTGCCACAAAAGCCGAACGAAGCTCTCTTAAAAGCCGCCAAAGTGGGGGACTTGAAAACA GTCAAGGAATTACACAGTCAGGGCTACTCTCTACTTACCAAAGACCCAGCCGGCCAAACAATGTTGCATTACGCCTCACGGTATGGCCACAAAGATATTGTTAAATACTTACTCCAGCACGCCCCACCTTCAATTCTGAATATCAAAGACGTGAACTT AGGACAAACGGCGCTTCATAAAGCAGCAGCGTACAAGTGGCGCAGTATTTGTTGTATGTTAGTCGCCGGAGGCGCAGCTTTGGATATTACAGATCGTCGAGGTTTAACTCCGAGATTATTAGCGTTACAATCCGACGATCACGATTTGGCTGCATACCTCGAAA GTCAGGAACACTTTCAGTTGGTGTCCTCCAGTTTAGGGACTGTTGTATGA
- the rdgA gene encoding eye-specific diacylglycerol kinase isoform X7, with translation MKFLIFGSRHKYVMNESGQVPSGKFCALDAHPPVRLTRHRWYESHRLLTLTKIGRRVQFDESMKKKVVGDVGERVLRSTPDWGETAINGDHLWVPTSVSGDFCYIGDMDCTKHGARMKCSACNVVAHQNCIGILMDKMRFTCKPTFRDVGVRQYREQTSIHHHWVHRRSEKGKCRQCGKSFQSKLSFSSKEIVAISCSWCKAAYHNKDTCFNMQRIGEECNLGVHRSIVVPPSWIVKLPRKGSFKSSLRKSPKKRASSKRKTKEKDKEHRTFAIKPIPTTNVTPVIVFINPKSGGNQGSKLLQKFQWLLNPRQVFDLTQGGPKMGLELFKKVPNLRVLACGGDGTVGWVLSVIDQIGISPAPAVGVLPLGTGNDLARALGWGGGYTDEPISKILSNISASETVLLDRWSLEVEKNPNAEANEGGKDNLPLNVVNNYYSLGVDAHIALEFHEAREAHPEKFNSRLRNKMFYGQMGGKDLLKRKWKGLADFVTLECDGKDLTPKLKELKVHAIVFLNIPSYGGGTRPWNRSMGTCEPSTDDGLIEVVGLTTYQLPLLQAGGHGTCITQCRSAKIVTSKTIPMQVDGEACKLNPSIINLSLLNKAPMLAKRKCGKPNVPQTALDNLKICVHRISMADYEQHHYDKDLLAQAAISVGTIEVNPIWDLEQVRALINKFIEDCKDQQKIHPEWCFLDSCTAERFFRIDKAQENLHYVLDIAVDNLYILECGGGTVPQTPEDETATPSPSSINQTSYIIPEMRVSDEGSLDSPSDQPPMSPKILQSPEEFPSETIAEENRNGDKQLARISPDASVKIRSITERLFGLSQESYSVYRDLPQKPNEALLKAAKVGDLKTVKELHSQGYSLLTKDPAGQTMLHYASRYGHKDIVKYLLQHAPPSILNIKDVNLGQTALHKAAAYKWRSICCMLVAGGAALDITDRRGLTPRLLALQSDDHDLAAYLESQEHFQLVSSSLGTVV, from the exons GAAAGTTGTCGGCGATGTTGGAGAAAGGGTCCTCCGGAGTACTCCGGACTGGGGCGAAACTGCAATCAACGGTGATCATTTATGGGTTCCCACATCGGTCTCGGGTGACTTTTGCTACATCGGAGATATGGACTGCACG aAACACGGTGCCCGGATGAAGTGTTCCGCTTGTAATGTGGTCGCGCACCAGAATTGCATCGGGATCTTGATGGATAAGATGCGATTTACATGCAAGCCTACGTTCCGTGATGTGGGAGTTAGACAGTACAGAGAACAGACCTCCATCCATCACCATTGGGTCCACCGACGGTCAGAGAAGGGTAAATGTCGACAATGCGGCAAG TCATTCCAGTCCAAGTTATCGTTTAGTTCGAAAGAAATAGTCGCAATTAGTTGTTCGTGGTGCAAGGCTGCTTATCACAATAAGGACACCTGCTTTAATATGCAACGAATAGGCGAGGAGTGCAATTTAG GTGTTCATCGCAGCATTGTGGTTCCTCCTTCGTGGATCGTGAAACTGCCTCGCAAAGGAAGTTTCAAGTCAAGTCTGAGAAAATCTCCGAAGAAACGGGCTTCCAGCAAGCGAAAAACCAAGGAAAAG GATAAAGAGCACAGAACGTTCGCCATCAAGCCGATCCCCACAACCAACGTAACGCCCGTCATAGTGTTCATCAACCCTAAGTCCGGGGGTAACCAAGGATCAAAGTTGCTCCAGAAATTCCAGTGGTTGTTGAATCCGCGACAGGTGTTTGACTTGACACAGGGCGGTCCCAAGATGGGTCTCGAACTGTTCAAGAAAGTACCTAATCTACGTGTTCTTGCCTGCGGCGGAGATGGAACCGTTGGTTGGGTTTTAAGTGTTATCGACCAAATCGGGATCTCTCCTGCTCCAGCGGTCGGCGTTCTTCCTCTAGGAACAGGAAATGATCTGGCAAGGGCGCTCGGATGGGGTGGG GGTTATACGGATGAACCAATATCGAAAATCCTGTCCAATATTAGCGCTAGCGAGACTGTGTTATTAGATAGGTGGTCTTTAGAGGTTGAGAAGAACCCGAACGCTGAGGCTAACGAAGGCGGCAAGGATAATTTGCCTCTCAAcgttgtaaataattattattcattagGTGTCGATGCTCATATTGCCTTAGAATTCCACGAAGCTCGAG AAGCTCATCccgaaaaattcaattctAGATTAAGGAACAAAATGTTTTATGGCCAGATGGGCGGCAAAGACTTGCTCAAGCGAAAGTGGAAGGGTTTAGCTGATTTCGTCACGTTAGAATGCGACGGCAAAGACCTAACACCCAAACTGAAAGAGCTTAAAGTACACGCGATTGTCTTCTTAAACATTCCAAG ttatgGTGGGGGAACAAGGCCCTGGAACCGATCCATGGGCACGTGTGAGCCAAGCACTGACGACGGTTTGATTGAAGTCGTCGGTTTGACAACATATCAGCTT CCTTTGCTACAAGCTGGAGGCCACGGTACTTGCATTACGCAATGTAGGTCGGCAAAAATCGTAACATCCAAAACAATACCCATGCAAGTGGATGGGGAAGCTTGCAAATTAAACCCTTCGATCATAAATCTTTCACTGTTAAATAAAGCTCCAATGCTGGCAAAGCGGAAGTGTGGCAAACCCAACGTACCGCAAACTGCTCTCGacaatctgaaaatttgtgttcATAGAATTAGCATGGCTGACTATGAACAGCACCACTATGACAAGGATCTATTAGCTCAAGCGG CAATAAGCGTTGGTACAATCGAAGTTAACCCAATCTGGGATTTGGAACAAGTGAGAGcgttaattaacaaatttatagAAGACTGCAAAGACCAGCAAAAAATCCACCCCGAGTGGTGTTTTTTAGACT CATGTACAGCTGAACGGTTCTTCCGCATCGACAAGGCCCAAGAAAACCTTCATTACGTGCTGGATATCGCGGTCGATAACTTATACATTTTGGAATGCGGAGGTGGAACTGTTCCTCAAACTCCCGAAGACGAAACAGCCACACCGTCTCCCAGTTCTATTAATCAAACATCGTACATTATTCCAGAAATGCGCGTTAG TGATGAAGGCAGCCTGGATTCGCCGAGCGATCAACCACCGATGAGTCCAAAAATCCTGCAATCTCCGGAAGAATTTCCCAGCGAGACAATTGCGGAAGAGAACCGCAACGGCGACAAGCAATTAGCGCGCATTTCCCCCGACGCTAGCGTGAAAATAAGAAG CATCACTGAGAGACTGTTTGGTTTATCTCAAGAATCTTACAGTGTCTATAG GGACTTGCCACAAAAGCCGAACGAAGCTCTCTTAAAAGCCGCCAAAGTGGGGGACTTGAAAACA GTCAAGGAATTACACAGTCAGGGCTACTCTCTACTTACCAAAGACCCAGCCGGCCAAACAATGTTGCATTACGCCTCACGGTATGGCCACAAAGATATTGTTAAATACTTACTCCAGCACGCCCCACCTTCAATTCTGAATATCAAAGACGTGAACTT AGGACAAACGGCGCTTCATAAAGCAGCAGCGTACAAGTGGCGCAGTATTTGTTGTATGTTAGTCGCCGGAGGCGCAGCTTTGGATATTACAGATCGTCGAGGTTTAACTCCGAGATTATTAGCGTTACAATCCGACGATCACGATTTGGCTGCATACCTCGAAA GTCAGGAACACTTTCAGTTGGTGTCCTCCAGTTTAGGGACTGTTGTATGA
- the rdgA gene encoding eye-specific diacylglycerol kinase isoform X9, translated as MKFLIFGSRHKYVMNESGQVPSGKFCALDAHPPVRLTRHRWYESHRKVVGDVGERVLRSTPDWGETAINGDHLWVPTSVSGDFCYIGDMDCTKHGARMKCSACNVVAHQNCIGILMDKMRFTCKPTFRDVGVRQYREQTSIHHHWVHRRSEKGKCRQCGKSFQSKLSFSSKEIVAISCSWCKAAYHNKDTCFNMQRIGEECNLGVHRSIVVPPSWIVKLPRKGSFKSSLRKSPKKRASSKRKTKEKDKEHRTFAIKPIPTTNVTPVIVFINPKSGGNQGSKLLQKFQWLLNPRQVFDLTQGGPKMGLELFKKVPNLRVLACGGDGTVGWVLSVIDQIGISPAPAVGVLPLGTGNDLARALGWGGGYTDEPISKILSNISASETVLLDRWSLEVEKNPNAEANEGGKDNLPLNVVNNYYSLGVDAHIALEFHEAREAHPEKFNSRLRNKMFYGQMGGKDLLKRKWKGLADFVTLECDGKDLTPKLKELKVHAIVFLNIPSYGGGTRPWNRSMGTCEPSTDDGLIEVVGLTTYQLPLLQAGGHGTCITQCRSAKIVTSKTIPMQVDGEACKLNPSIINLSLLNKAPMLAKRKCGKPNVPQTALDNLKICVHRISMADYEQHHYDKDLLAQAAISVGTIEVNPIWDLEQVRALINKFIEDCKDQQKIHPEWCFLDSCTAERFFRIDKAQENLHYVLDIAVDNLYILECGGGTVPQTPEDETATPSPSSINQTSYIIPEMRVSDEGSLDSPSDQPPMSPKILQSPEEFPSETIAEENRNGDKQLARISPDASVKIRSITERLFGLSQESYSVYRDLPQKPNEALLKAAKVGDLKTVKELHSQGYSLLTKDPAGQTMLHYASRYGHKDIVKYLLQHAPPSILNIKDVNLGQTALHKAAAYKWRSICCMLVAGGAALDITDRRGLTPRLLALQSDDHDLAAYLESQEHFQLVSSSLGTVV; from the exons GAAAGTTGTCGGCGATGTTGGAGAAAGGGTCCTCCGGAGTACTCCGGACTGGGGCGAAACTGCAATCAACGGTGATCATTTATGGGTTCCCACATCGGTCTCGGGTGACTTTTGCTACATCGGAGATATGGACTGCACG aAACACGGTGCCCGGATGAAGTGTTCCGCTTGTAATGTGGTCGCGCACCAGAATTGCATCGGGATCTTGATGGATAAGATGCGATTTACATGCAAGCCTACGTTCCGTGATGTGGGAGTTAGACAGTACAGAGAACAGACCTCCATCCATCACCATTGGGTCCACCGACGGTCAGAGAAGGGTAAATGTCGACAATGCGGCAAG TCATTCCAGTCCAAGTTATCGTTTAGTTCGAAAGAAATAGTCGCAATTAGTTGTTCGTGGTGCAAGGCTGCTTATCACAATAAGGACACCTGCTTTAATATGCAACGAATAGGCGAGGAGTGCAATTTAG GTGTTCATCGCAGCATTGTGGTTCCTCCTTCGTGGATCGTGAAACTGCCTCGCAAAGGAAGTTTCAAGTCAAGTCTGAGAAAATCTCCGAAGAAACGGGCTTCCAGCAAGCGAAAAACCAAGGAAAAG GATAAAGAGCACAGAACGTTCGCCATCAAGCCGATCCCCACAACCAACGTAACGCCCGTCATAGTGTTCATCAACCCTAAGTCCGGGGGTAACCAAGGATCAAAGTTGCTCCAGAAATTCCAGTGGTTGTTGAATCCGCGACAGGTGTTTGACTTGACACAGGGCGGTCCCAAGATGGGTCTCGAACTGTTCAAGAAAGTACCTAATCTACGTGTTCTTGCCTGCGGCGGAGATGGAACCGTTGGTTGGGTTTTAAGTGTTATCGACCAAATCGGGATCTCTCCTGCTCCAGCGGTCGGCGTTCTTCCTCTAGGAACAGGAAATGATCTGGCAAGGGCGCTCGGATGGGGTGGG GGTTATACGGATGAACCAATATCGAAAATCCTGTCCAATATTAGCGCTAGCGAGACTGTGTTATTAGATAGGTGGTCTTTAGAGGTTGAGAAGAACCCGAACGCTGAGGCTAACGAAGGCGGCAAGGATAATTTGCCTCTCAAcgttgtaaataattattattcattagGTGTCGATGCTCATATTGCCTTAGAATTCCACGAAGCTCGAG AAGCTCATCccgaaaaattcaattctAGATTAAGGAACAAAATGTTTTATGGCCAGATGGGCGGCAAAGACTTGCTCAAGCGAAAGTGGAAGGGTTTAGCTGATTTCGTCACGTTAGAATGCGACGGCAAAGACCTAACACCCAAACTGAAAGAGCTTAAAGTACACGCGATTGTCTTCTTAAACATTCCAAG ttatgGTGGGGGAACAAGGCCCTGGAACCGATCCATGGGCACGTGTGAGCCAAGCACTGACGACGGTTTGATTGAAGTCGTCGGTTTGACAACATATCAGCTT CCTTTGCTACAAGCTGGAGGCCACGGTACTTGCATTACGCAATGTAGGTCGGCAAAAATCGTAACATCCAAAACAATACCCATGCAAGTGGATGGGGAAGCTTGCAAATTAAACCCTTCGATCATAAATCTTTCACTGTTAAATAAAGCTCCAATGCTGGCAAAGCGGAAGTGTGGCAAACCCAACGTACCGCAAACTGCTCTCGacaatctgaaaatttgtgttcATAGAATTAGCATGGCTGACTATGAACAGCACCACTATGACAAGGATCTATTAGCTCAAGCGG CAATAAGCGTTGGTACAATCGAAGTTAACCCAATCTGGGATTTGGAACAAGTGAGAGcgttaattaacaaatttatagAAGACTGCAAAGACCAGCAAAAAATCCACCCCGAGTGGTGTTTTTTAGACT CATGTACAGCTGAACGGTTCTTCCGCATCGACAAGGCCCAAGAAAACCTTCATTACGTGCTGGATATCGCGGTCGATAACTTATACATTTTGGAATGCGGAGGTGGAACTGTTCCTCAAACTCCCGAAGACGAAACAGCCACACCGTCTCCCAGTTCTATTAATCAAACATCGTACATTATTCCAGAAATGCGCGTTAG TGATGAAGGCAGCCTGGATTCGCCGAGCGATCAACCACCGATGAGTCCAAAAATCCTGCAATCTCCGGAAGAATTTCCCAGCGAGACAATTGCGGAAGAGAACCGCAACGGCGACAAGCAATTAGCGCGCATTTCCCCCGACGCTAGCGTGAAAATAAGAAG CATCACTGAGAGACTGTTTGGTTTATCTCAAGAATCTTACAGTGTCTATAG GGACTTGCCACAAAAGCCGAACGAAGCTCTCTTAAAAGCCGCCAAAGTGGGGGACTTGAAAACA GTCAAGGAATTACACAGTCAGGGCTACTCTCTACTTACCAAAGACCCAGCCGGCCAAACAATGTTGCATTACGCCTCACGGTATGGCCACAAAGATATTGTTAAATACTTACTCCAGCACGCCCCACCTTCAATTCTGAATATCAAAGACGTGAACTT AGGACAAACGGCGCTTCATAAAGCAGCAGCGTACAAGTGGCGCAGTATTTGTTGTATGTTAGTCGCCGGAGGCGCAGCTTTGGATATTACAGATCGTCGAGGTTTAACTCCGAGATTATTAGCGTTACAATCCGACGATCACGATTTGGCTGCATACCTCGAAA GTCAGGAACACTTTCAGTTGGTGTCCTCCAGTTTAGGGACTGTTGTATGA